The Bactrocera dorsalis isolate Fly_Bdor chromosome 2, ASM2337382v1, whole genome shotgun sequence region CTTCGCTTTCCTCACCGTTGTCATCAGTGTACGTGATGTCCTCATCGAGATTTGTATATTCGTAGTTTGTGCTGTCATCCTCTCGTAGTATGTTGTGCAACATACAACACACAACAAACCAATCACAACATAAATTGTggctttctttatttataaggCGTGCTCTGAACTCCTTAAGACTGCGAAACCGCTCCTTCAATAGACCGAAGCAATGCTCGACTCGAACTCAAAATTTACCGTGAcgcaaattgaaattaattttagaatttatgtCTAGCACTCGAGCATTACTTCGGAATGGAGTTATCATAGTTTCGGACAAAGGATAAGCTGAGTCACCAGCTAACCACTGCTGTGACGAAAAAAAATGTGTCTTTTTGCAAGAAAGCTGAGCTGATGCGGTATATTTTCGCATCATGCCAACTGCCAACATGTCCCAACATTACATGTTGTATTTTGAGTTTGTAATCGCAAACTATTTGGGCTTTGATAGAGTATATGTGCTCACGAGAAAAGAATGATATAGGATCGATAAGTTTATCTCCGTAACATCAATATAGCCAAAGCAAAATGGCATTTCGGAATACGTAGCCTGTACAATTTCTGATCGCTCTGTTTCTTTTGGCAAAAAAAGGAAGGAATCTCTTAACCTTAGTATAGCACTGAAAACTCTTTTcgtaattatatattataattataataaaaataatgttgaaatttttttcaatgcagCATCCTCTCCGCATAGCCCAGACGATAAAGCACAATTGCTAACTGCAAATCCACAGGAATctgtttcgatttcatttcgccATACTGGTGACTTTGGGACTTCATGCTCAACTCCACGCCGGCATGAAAGCACTACTTCAACATTCATCTAAAATTTTATCGACCGCCTCACCATCTTCGTCCATTTCTGTATAAAAAAGGAACCatgaatataaaaacatatcgctcatttgctgcaagaccggcataaatcaaaaaacgtgatttttgagttaatgctgcagaattgttcgttatatcatacttcatgttgaatgaaaaattcatatgaatacctctgacatgctccgcttgagaagaggtgtaaggttggagtcaccgtgtaaggttgtagtcagttgaaaactttaaacgcgtgttctggagaatcgatttttttgacttatgccggtcttgcagcaaatgagcgatatttAGTCACCAACTTTTACCTATTATATTAAGAATATCATTTGCCGTATTCTCTACCAAATAATTAAGAAATGGAGCAAACCAGTTTGAATAAAACAAGGCTTAAAGACGAAAAGCCGAATAAATAGTGGAGCGGAAAAGTAATCCAGAGTATACTGGATTTCTTGCAGGAAGCTCCAGAAGTAAAACCGAAATTTTTGCTATGTgccgcataaaaatattttttaccttCATTCTTCATAATTTCTTCAGCAGCTTCATCAAATAAAGCGTCAGTTAATTTTTCCCTCACCCTTTTTTcggcatatttttcaatttgtgcgaaaattttgtttacaatgttTTTCTTCACCAATCAGCTGTGAATTAATGGTCTTTGCAGGGGTAGCACAGAAACCACAAAAAAGACGTTCATTGTTGatagtaaatatttgcaattgcataattttgcaaaCTCAATGCACAAGATTCTGAATTGCCTGGTACttcgaagttttaaaatattcatactaTATCTGGATAACATTAAGATATAATACTTTATTACATTAAAaggcatgcccgacgattggaacctaattgtgctctgcccaatccataaaatgAGTGACCCCAGAATCTgcgccaaatatttttttaacaactgAACCGTCAACAAACTCGATAATAAAACTATCTTCGACAGCACTAAAAGGAACTGCttctatgccgctatgtctgaacttggcatccccgcaaagctaatacggttGTGGAGGCTGACGCTGGGCAACAATAAAAGCTCCCTCAAACGATGTTTCTGACAAAGAGACTCCGTATCGTGTAATTTTACCAACCtattgttggagaaaataatatgaaTGTAGAGCTGATTGGAGAACGTTTTGTATTGAAagtacagctgctggcgatgatatcaatatcatcggcatacgccagcagctgtacactcttataaaagattgtacttgctcgattaagttctgcagctcgaattattttgatgatgttgaggaggcttatcccacggtagttggcgcagattgtggggtatctctttttgtggattgggcagagcacacttaaattctaatcgttgggCTTGTTTTTGTCAGACCATagtttacaaagaagctgatgcatgctccttacaagttcttcgccgctgtgtttgaatagctcggccggcaatccattatcccccgccgctttgttgttcttcaggcgggtaattgctaatcgatcttcttcatggttgggcaatggaacgtctgctccatcgtcctCCATTGgaaaatcgggttcgccttttcctggcgttgtacgttcactgccatccagcaggttggagaagtgttccctccataatttaagtgtgctctgggcatcagtcactagattacctttgggggttctacaagagtatgttccggtcttgaaaccttctctaagccgccgcattttttcttagaattttcgagtattacccCTATTGgctagcttatcaagctcttcatactcacgcatttcggccacTTTcctcttctgtctgcaaatgcgtcccgcttccctcttcaactctcggtatgtatcccatcccgcacgtgttgtggtcgatcgtaacgttgcgaggtaggcaacctgttttctctccgctgcgacacggcactcctcatgttcttttgcattttccgaaaaccaatggtttcggttgcagctatacgtaaggtgtttgaaatgccgtccaacagttcctttataccgagttgttgacgagtgctctcagagagaaggagtgcaagccgagtagaaaatcgttcgattgtctgttgtgattgcagcttcccgacgtcgaaccttcctagAGTTTGTTGACATGCGTTTTttagacagccaggtagctttattttcttgtgctggaatctagtactacagataaccatatttcggatcCCGGCggagtcgatcagcctcaacacatttggggatgtttcatcgtggaggctgaatttaccgaccgtagtgccaaagataccttctttgcctacCCTGGCAGCTCTTATAAGTGGGCCCAAGCattcatagaaggcatcttttgtcacatcgtccttctcttccttcggagcgtgggcgcaaatcagcgatatgttgaagagaCTGGCTGTGATGCGGATTGTGAGACGTTCATtgaccggagtgaatgatagtattcgaggacggagtctctctcccaccacgaatcccacactaaactggcgctcctttatatggccactgtagtaaatgccacaaggacctactcgtatctgtccttgtcccgtacatcgcatttcttggacggcggtgatgtcagcctttattttgacgaggacatcaaccagctgggcagcgacaccttcccaaCTAAGGCATCCGGTCCCTGTACATGCCcccaattcgtagtccttatttcgtttgccatggtcgtcatcaaaaggggggtcactcatacgaggcttgttgttccttttcattggtatgattttttacgtggcgggtcccaaacccagcgcacaacccccCCGCAGGGGAtgttcgtcttctcactttagctcgcctttaaacggatgttctaaggctacccagaggatacttgatcaaagaccggaagaagtgagctgcttgagtcacatgtaaaagaatcgcttctggccactcccaagtgaatggcgatcagagaagtTTCCtcgcttgcgtgaacttcttcacatgactccatcctcccttctacacatgactttaTCCTGCACAGCAGTTagtatacaataaaattttgcctGTCGAGTTGCCACGTAAAAAGGAAGCGACACAACAATGGCCGACATGTACACAAAaccaacacagctgtccattttatatgcacacaatttcgttgttgccatactaatacctttcacttcaatgcaattttaatattttcttcaaagtgaaatttgttatgcaaaaaataagtaaatttatttgttttaaattatgagttgttattacaaatgatataaaagAGATATATTATGCTTCTCTTTGTAAAATAACTTCAGGTTTGTTATATCATTgaacaattttacattttagataTTAGTGGCATCCTCTCCTCTCTATTGTCGTcggcaaatttaaaaatatttttaagttagcgagagcgacaactgaGAGCCAGCAGTCGTGTAGTtatgcagctgtctaaataactgtgttcATAAGAACGTGCGTATTTTTGTAAGTGAGAGAGgccgcttgcagtctgtcgcgctctatgtgcTTAGCACAACAAGCACCACTACctacataaaatacaaatttatattaaaaccaaaatcgcttcTTACAGCTAATATTCTTAGCCCTTGGCCACTCCACCAACAGTATACTGAAATACATATATCAGCTTATAcataatactaggcaaaatgtTCGCCTAGGAGGGcgaggatgtttaaatgagttaagcatccacccactctacTCGGAAAAACTGCTACACACCAATAAAACACAGCTCATTATATCATATCCGATGTCACCATACTCATACATCACCACACAACAAAACACCAACAAACTCACCACACTTTTacatcaacaaaaaggatggggaAAAGGATAGCGAACACAATTCGTCATATACTGTTCGCACATCAACATTCGTTTCAACAATCCCGCGCGCTGCAGATAGCACTGTGACCCCCACGATCTAATAATTGAAACATTTAACTTTAAAACAACATTATACAAAGTTAaagattttcataataaattacattgttattttaaacttgagtgacatggatatttttattatatatgcgTGCGATAACCATCCAAACAATTTTAACTTATATGCAGATAGTGATTACGAAGTAAaggcaattgttgtttttatagaataatatttaaattttttattggtgACATATTaacatgtatgcatatttgtatgcttgtgcattatttgtccggcaaagtatacaaatatacatatatgtatattagactgcgccaaataaataaaatatattttttttttcggtccCAGATCAAAATTTCGTTGAGAGTCacggaaaaaaaattgtgtcaaaatttgagccctttatcttcttttttcagttagcgctcgcaaaaataagaattttcgtcaaaaaatgtttttttttcattcatgtTTTGAttatagataatttaaaatgccatatataaaaaaaacccttggtatggttttgtaggaaattaaattcTGTACAAAAAAGATCCTTTCTCGAATTTATAGAATCAACaccgttttttttattgctcattcaattacaatttgttctatgatttttatttttaattattgataaacacttattaaacttctttccaacgaaaaaaacaaactaaatcaATTTTTCTAGGAATGTTTATGATCTAAACAAGTagtttttatactttaataaatgtgaatactcttaaactgttaatattttttatttttgaaataatgaattttatgctaattttatttgtttttgcttttgtcctTATTATTGTGTCAAAGCTTAGTAAAATTCATGTTTAGAgtcagaattccacaaatcttcgattttatgaaaaatcattGGTATGTTAATAGAAATAGATAGTTACTACaaacaaaatatcttaaaaagcTTACATTAAGTAAAGAAATGATGAcctattgtattttattatttttattcacatgTTTCATTAATTGTTAAGATCTTACATCTTTTCTCTAAAAGATCTTATGTCCTCTGACATAAAATTATCatgataaacatatttttgatctTGTAATAAAAGAGGCTGATAAGATCTTTACTCGAATGACTTTAAAGTCAATTATGAAATCCAAGTAAACATATTACTCACAT contains the following coding sequences:
- the LOC125776690 gene encoding uncharacterized protein LOC125776690, with product MKRNNKPRMSDPPFDDDHGKRNKDYELGACTGTGCLSWEGVAAQLVDVLVKIKADITAVQEMRCTGQGQIRVGPCGIYYSGHIKERQFSVGFVVGERLRPRILSFTPVNERLTIRITASLFNISLICAHAPKEEKDDVTKDAFYECLGPLIRAARVGKEGIFGTTVGKFSLHDETSPNVLRLIDSAGIRNMVICSTRFQHKKIKLPGCLKNACQQTLGRFDVGKLQSQQTIERFSTRLALLLSESTRQQLGIKELLDGISNTLRIAATETIGFRKMQKNMRSAVSQRRENRLPTSQRYDRPQHVRDGIHTES